In Sphingobacterium zeae, one genomic interval encodes:
- a CDS encoding MFS transporter — protein sequence MNKGIISLAFGGLAIGMTEFTMMGILPDIAQNLRIEIPTAAHLIALYALGVVVGAPTLVLFTGKYPPKKVLLFLMLLFFIFNGLFSIAPGQFLISLSRFMAGLPHGAFFGVGSVVAARLAPKGKEAQAISIMFTGMTIANLAGVPLGTYLGHHYSWRLTYGIISILGLITFAAIYAWMPKIEASKGNNIFSQLNFFNKKIAWLLMAIIAIGTGGLFAWISYIAPLVTNVSGIAADRVPLIMILIGVGMFFGNLIGGKLADTISPTKAAIASFSAMALCLVMVYFISPLGWTAYPLAFITGLVSFTIGSPTQLMLIRASKEAATLAAAGGQAAFNLGNTLGAFLGGIPITLGLAYNAPSLVGVGMATIGALLTFLYLKVYDNKS from the coding sequence ATGAACAAAGGAATTATTTCTTTGGCATTTGGCGGGCTCGCCATCGGAATGACCGAATTCACGATGATGGGGATTTTGCCGGATATTGCCCAAAATCTTCGTATCGAGATCCCTACAGCCGCGCATCTGATTGCACTCTATGCCCTAGGAGTCGTTGTCGGTGCGCCCACATTAGTCCTATTTACGGGGAAATATCCTCCAAAAAAGGTATTGCTGTTCTTAATGCTGTTGTTTTTTATTTTCAATGGCCTTTTTAGTATCGCACCCGGACAGTTTTTGATCAGTCTTTCCCGATTTATGGCGGGGCTTCCGCATGGTGCATTTTTCGGTGTTGGTTCTGTTGTTGCAGCTCGGCTGGCTCCAAAAGGAAAGGAAGCACAGGCTATTTCCATCATGTTTACGGGAATGACGATTGCCAATCTAGCCGGAGTTCCATTGGGCACATACCTCGGTCATCATTATTCCTGGCGTTTGACGTATGGTATCATCAGCATACTGGGATTAATTACTTTTGCCGCAATTTATGCCTGGATGCCAAAAATTGAAGCCTCCAAAGGGAATAATATCTTTAGCCAACTCAACTTCTTTAATAAAAAAATCGCCTGGCTGTTAATGGCGATCATCGCCATCGGTACCGGAGGTCTTTTCGCCTGGATCAGTTACATTGCACCATTAGTGACCAATGTATCGGGCATCGCTGCTGATCGGGTACCGCTAATTATGATCCTGATCGGTGTTGGTATGTTTTTCGGGAATCTTATCGGCGGAAAATTGGCGGATACAATCTCCCCGACCAAAGCTGCAATCGCGAGTTTTTCCGCCATGGCGCTATGCCTTGTAATGGTTTACTTTATTTCGCCATTGGGCTGGACAGCGTACCCTTTAGCCTTTATTACCGGACTGGTGTCCTTCACGATTGGTTCGCCGACACAACTGATGTTGATCCGTGCTTCCAAAGAGGCCGCAACGTTAGCAGCGGCAGGGGGTCAGGCTGCCTTCAACCTGGGAAATACCTTGGGGGCATTCCTAGGTGGAATTCCGATAACCTTGGGCTTGGCGTATAATGCGCCTTCACTTGTCGGCGTAGGCATGGCTACCATTGGAGCACTTTTAACCTTCCTATATCTAAAAGTTTACGACAATAAAAGTTAA
- a CDS encoding fumarate hydratase gives MTFTSIKNIRTKTYLLALAIGMFFFFTACKFNSDMQSEGAPFLQGEWVQDSIPGQQQMMQYTLTDFKFTCDSVYATMHVNNKVQTIPDSCYKNGSWTEHAKGIYVLRGDSILVDGIYTKENGKQKISGCYLSGQYIPRFKVVYHAADSVVLESRLDQRQIIFKKN, from the coding sequence GTGACTTTTACTTCAATAAAAAATATACGAACGAAGACATACCTATTGGCACTTGCCATAGGTATGTTTTTCTTTTTTACAGCCTGCAAATTCAATTCGGATATGCAAAGCGAAGGCGCACCCTTTTTGCAGGGAGAATGGGTCCAAGACAGTATTCCAGGACAGCAACAGATGATGCAATATACGTTGACCGATTTCAAGTTCACTTGCGACTCTGTCTATGCCACCATGCACGTCAACAATAAAGTACAAACCATTCCGGATAGCTGTTACAAAAATGGTTCCTGGACAGAACATGCGAAAGGAATTTATGTTTTGCGTGGCGACTCTATCCTTGTTGATGGTATTTACACAAAAGAAAACGGCAAGCAGAAGATTTCTGGCTGCTATCTTTCCGGCCAGTATATCCCCCGGTTTAAAGTCGTATACCATGCTGCTGATTCGGTCGTACTGGAAAGCAGGTTAGATCAACGTCAGATCATCTTTAAGAAAAACTAA
- the fumC gene encoding class II fumarate hydratase, which produces MSFRIEKDTMGEVQVPADKYWGAQTERSRNNFKIGPAASMPHEIVAGFAYLKKAAAYANHELGVLSVEKRDAIAAVCDEILAGKLDDQFPLVIWQTGSGTQSNMNVNEVVANRAQVLAGHKIGEGEPVLKANDDVNKSQSSNDTFPTGMHIAAYKAVAEVTIPGVEKLRDTLAKKAEEFKNVVKIGRTHLMDATPLTLGQEISGYVAQLNHGLKALRNTLSHLSELALGGTAVGTGLNTPNGYDVLVAKYIAEFTGLPFVTAENKFEALAAHDAIVETHGALKQLAVALNKIANDIRMLASGPRSGIGEILIPENEPGSSIMPGKVNPTQCEALTMVAAQVMGNDVAITIGGTQGHYELNVFKPLMAANFLQSARLLGDACVSFEEHCAAGIEPNYKRIKELVDNSLMLVTALNTKIGYYKSAEIAQTAHKNGTTLKEEAVRLGYVTPEDFDAWVKPEDMVGSLK; this is translated from the coding sequence ATGTCATTCAGAATTGAAAAAGACACGATGGGTGAAGTTCAAGTACCTGCAGACAAATACTGGGGTGCACAGACAGAGCGTTCACGCAACAACTTTAAAATTGGACCAGCAGCGTCCATGCCACACGAAATCGTCGCAGGCTTTGCCTATTTAAAGAAAGCAGCCGCTTATGCTAACCACGAGCTGGGTGTATTATCTGTGGAGAAACGGGATGCAATCGCTGCAGTATGTGATGAGATCTTAGCGGGCAAATTGGATGATCAATTTCCATTGGTTATCTGGCAGACAGGTTCGGGCACGCAATCCAATATGAACGTGAATGAAGTTGTGGCAAACCGTGCGCAAGTGCTGGCTGGACATAAAATTGGTGAGGGTGAGCCTGTGTTAAAAGCAAACGATGACGTAAACAAATCACAATCATCGAATGACACTTTCCCTACTGGAATGCATATCGCGGCTTACAAAGCTGTGGCAGAAGTGACCATTCCAGGCGTAGAAAAATTGCGTGACACCTTGGCTAAAAAAGCGGAGGAGTTTAAAAATGTCGTTAAAATTGGCCGTACACACTTAATGGATGCTACTCCATTAACTTTAGGTCAGGAGATTTCAGGTTATGTTGCTCAATTGAACCACGGTTTGAAAGCTTTGAGAAATACACTTTCGCATTTATCTGAACTTGCACTGGGAGGTACTGCTGTAGGTACAGGATTGAATACGCCAAACGGTTATGATGTACTGGTTGCCAAATATATTGCTGAATTTACAGGACTTCCTTTCGTCACCGCTGAAAACAAATTCGAGGCATTGGCTGCTCATGACGCAATCGTTGAAACACACGGCGCATTAAAGCAATTGGCTGTAGCCTTAAATAAAATAGCAAACGATATCCGTATGTTGGCTTCTGGCCCACGTTCAGGTATCGGTGAAATCTTGATCCCTGAGAACGAACCAGGATCGTCAATTATGCCAGGTAAAGTTAATCCGACACAATGTGAAGCCTTGACGATGGTTGCGGCACAAGTAATGGGTAATGACGTTGCGATCACCATTGGTGGAACACAGGGCCATTATGAGCTGAACGTATTTAAACCATTGATGGCGGCAAACTTCTTGCAGTCTGCTCGCCTTTTGGGGGATGCTTGTGTTTCATTTGAAGAACACTGTGCTGCAGGTATTGAACCGAATTACAAACGCATCAAAGAATTGGTAGACAACTCATTGATGTTAGTAACAGCGCTAAACACAAAAATTGGTTACTACAAATCAGCAGAAATCGCGCAAACAGCACATAAAAATGGGACTACGCTTAAAGAAGAAGCCGTACGCTTGGGTTATGTGACTCCTGAAGACTTCGATGCTTGGGTAAAACCAGAAGATATGGTTGGAAGTTTAAAATAA
- a CDS encoding S41 family peptidase: MQKSIKRNIFVAATYAAVLLLGLLLGQNYAEEQGSNQKTTFSSLRSNGNSDKLQYLIQLIAENYVDNVSIDTVQDEAIEHVVSRLDPFSSFLKPNQVQAKQETLEGTFDGIGVEYFRLKDTLLVVGMVAAGPAEKAGMRIGDRILKIGNKDLVGRKVTENEIEKLIRGKKGTAVLISIQRNGVVLSNPIKVIRDQVNVSSLDASYMIAPKTAYVKIRRFGHKTADEFRQSLIDLRKSGAQDLILDLRNNGGGFVHTAIDLAGQFFQEKRLLMYTEGANEPRQDFYSEKPGEFGDGRVIVLINESTASASEIVSGALQDLDRATIVGRRSYGKGLVQEQFDFSDGSAINLTVARYYTPLGRCIQRKYTRANFDASKYMTGFDLWTMDTEFSQKEMFTTSKGKLVFGGGGILPDVTIPIDTNETSAKYREIFHSNAIEEFVYDRFTKQLPAYSIENFISGYHLPAAEFDLFISYLNSQKRISVTSREAKNLHDIIQSDIEALVGRYYFGREAYYKIKNRRDKFIEIGLKTLGYQMPKV, translated from the coding sequence ATGCAGAAAAGTATTAAAAGAAATATTTTTGTAGCCGCTACATATGCTGCGGTATTGCTTCTCGGCTTGCTGTTGGGACAAAATTATGCTGAAGAGCAAGGAAGTAACCAAAAAACAACCTTTTCAAGTTTACGCTCCAACGGTAATTCGGATAAACTGCAGTATCTCATTCAATTAATTGCTGAAAATTATGTCGATAACGTCAGTATAGATACCGTTCAGGACGAAGCCATTGAGCATGTAGTTTCTCGCTTAGACCCTTTTTCCTCATTTTTGAAACCAAATCAAGTGCAGGCCAAGCAGGAGACACTTGAAGGAACATTTGACGGTATTGGAGTAGAATATTTTCGTTTGAAAGATACCCTCCTCGTTGTTGGAATGGTTGCTGCAGGCCCTGCTGAGAAAGCAGGAATGCGTATTGGTGACCGCATTTTAAAGATCGGAAATAAGGACCTTGTCGGAAGAAAAGTGACCGAAAATGAAATAGAAAAACTGATCCGTGGAAAGAAAGGAACAGCGGTATTGATTTCCATTCAGCGTAATGGAGTGGTATTGAGCAATCCAATAAAAGTGATCCGTGATCAGGTCAATGTTTCAAGCTTAGATGCATCCTATATGATCGCTCCCAAAACAGCTTATGTTAAAATTCGAAGGTTTGGACATAAGACAGCAGACGAATTCAGGCAGTCACTCATTGACTTACGAAAAAGTGGAGCGCAGGATCTTATTTTAGATTTACGTAATAATGGTGGTGGGTTTGTGCACACTGCAATTGATCTAGCGGGGCAATTTTTTCAGGAAAAAAGACTCCTGATGTATACCGAAGGGGCCAATGAGCCACGTCAAGATTTCTATTCCGAAAAACCTGGCGAGTTTGGTGATGGCCGTGTCATTGTGCTGATTAACGAAAGCACTGCCTCAGCAAGTGAAATTGTGAGCGGCGCTCTTCAAGACCTCGATCGGGCAACAATCGTCGGCCGGCGGTCGTATGGCAAAGGTTTGGTACAAGAGCAATTTGATTTTTCAGACGGTTCGGCAATCAATTTGACCGTGGCACGTTACTATACGCCACTTGGAAGATGTATTCAGCGAAAATATACACGTGCCAATTTTGATGCATCAAAATACATGACAGGTTTCGATCTTTGGACCATGGATACTGAATTTAGTCAAAAAGAAATGTTTACAACCAGCAAAGGGAAGCTTGTGTTTGGTGGTGGCGGTATTCTTCCCGATGTGACTATCCCCATTGATACCAATGAGACCAGTGCCAAATACCGCGAAATTTTTCATTCCAATGCAATCGAAGAGTTTGTTTATGATCGATTCACAAAACAGCTGCCCGCATATTCTATCGAGAATTTTATAAGCGGCTACCATTTGCCAGCGGCAGAATTTGATCTATTTATTTCATATCTCAATAGCCAAAAGCGTATTTCGGTGACGTCCAGAGAAGCTAAAAATTTACATGATATCATTCAATCCGATATCGAAGCATTAGTAGGACGCTATTATTTCGGCCGTGAAGCCTACTATAAAATCAAAAATAGAAGAGATAAATTTATTGAAATAGGACTTAAAACATTAGGTTATCAGATGCCTAAGGTTTAA
- a CDS encoding endonuclease/exonuclease/phosphatase family protein, with amino-acid sequence MFLANMLAIIALLMSYSATFINPKSFWPIAFMGLGYFPILIINICFIFYWLLRKRKIAFYSLVTILIGWPFLTKHWNIRKENAPVSSETRTLRIMTFNAHLFKKVNDEKKNFKADVVRIIDSISPDVICFQEYISKIKGKHVFSEEFKDKLGYDYFFFEPSSKNDYEAYGMAVLSRFPIYDSGTIRDNDYGINRISYVDVKKQDTLIRIYNIHLRSFALQNEDKEFIQNLSNTNELDNSRTRRLSRKLKNAFELRSEQAHSLKKHMNECQYPYIAVGDFNDTPMSYSVNLIGDGLYNAFKEKGNGWGVTHHALLPIFQIDYIFASQKFEVMNYQIVKKKLSDHYPVWSDLRLKP; translated from the coding sequence ATGTTCCTGGCAAATATGCTTGCGATCATTGCCTTGCTGATGAGCTATTCGGCGACTTTCATCAATCCTAAATCCTTTTGGCCTATAGCCTTTATGGGGTTAGGCTACTTTCCTATACTTATTATAAACATTTGTTTTATTTTCTATTGGCTACTGCGGAAGCGAAAAATCGCTTTTTATTCACTCGTAACGATCCTCATTGGATGGCCTTTTCTAACTAAACACTGGAATATTCGCAAAGAGAATGCACCCGTCTCGTCGGAAACACGTACACTGCGCATCATGACCTTCAATGCACATTTATTCAAAAAGGTAAACGATGAGAAAAAAAACTTTAAAGCCGATGTTGTTCGCATTATCGACAGTATATCTCCAGATGTGATCTGTTTTCAGGAATATATAAGTAAAATTAAGGGAAAGCACGTTTTCTCGGAAGAGTTTAAAGATAAGCTCGGCTACGATTACTTTTTCTTTGAACCAAGCTCTAAAAATGATTACGAGGCCTATGGAATGGCTGTCCTTTCACGATTCCCGATTTATGATTCAGGCACTATAAGAGACAACGATTACGGGATCAATCGAATCAGTTATGTCGATGTTAAAAAACAGGATACTTTGATTCGCATCTACAATATACATCTCCGTTCTTTTGCGCTTCAAAATGAAGACAAAGAGTTTATTCAGAATTTATCCAATACTAATGAGTTGGATAATTCAAGAACACGTAGACTGAGTCGCAAACTGAAGAATGCCTTCGAACTGAGGAGTGAACAGGCACATTCGTTAAAGAAGCATATGAATGAATGTCAATATCCTTATATTGCCGTAGGTGATTTCAATGATACACCAATGAGCTACTCGGTCAATCTGATTGGAGATGGTTTGTACAATGCGTTTAAGGAGAAAGGCAATGGTTGGGGTGTGACGCATCATGCCCTTTTACCGATCTTTCAGATTGATTATATTTTTGCAAGTCAGAAATTTGAGGTGATGAACTATCAGATCGTCAAAAAGAAATTATCAGATCACTACCCGGTATGGTCTGATCTTAGGCTTAAACCTTAG
- a CDS encoding rhomboid family intramembrane serine protease, whose translation MNNIGLKDFWRQTYKTGSPVPLVISIQACLFVLIYFLDLLFELKIISHSLLDPLVRELSLPSSFSSFFEQPLSLFTSNFVYVKLWTILFDSLWLYWVGQIFFTFLNKRQFLFIYITSWLFGGILYVGFGSLLPMSSDLQLMGGSLPLAAVLAAIVTLVPKYELRLLLIGNIKLKLIAIIYFGLEFLALTLTNRPAAISYFAVILFGMGFTYALKSGMDWSTIFQKKQNKPTKMKVVVGTNIHTNRKHRYDLPNQAEIDAILDKISVSGYDSLTNPEKETLFRASNSGDKVDG comes from the coding sequence ATGAATAACATTGGGCTAAAAGATTTTTGGAGACAAACCTATAAAACTGGATCACCAGTACCATTAGTGATCAGTATTCAGGCTTGTTTGTTTGTCCTCATTTATTTTTTGGATCTGCTCTTTGAGTTAAAGATCATTTCGCACAGCCTTTTGGACCCTTTAGTAAGAGAATTGAGCCTACCAAGTAGCTTTTCAAGTTTTTTTGAACAGCCATTGTCTTTGTTTACATCGAATTTTGTTTATGTAAAACTTTGGACTATACTCTTCGATAGCTTATGGCTCTATTGGGTCGGTCAGATTTTTTTTACTTTCTTAAACAAAAGGCAATTTTTATTTATTTATATCACCTCTTGGCTATTCGGCGGAATCCTCTACGTGGGATTCGGATCGCTTCTTCCAATGTCCAGCGATCTACAGCTCATGGGCGGATCGCTCCCTCTGGCAGCGGTATTGGCCGCTATTGTTACGTTAGTTCCCAAGTACGAATTACGCTTACTGCTTATTGGTAATATTAAATTAAAATTAATAGCCATCATTTATTTTGGGTTAGAATTCCTGGCCCTCACCCTGACAAACCGGCCCGCGGCCATTTCATACTTCGCCGTCATCCTATTTGGGATGGGATTCACCTATGCATTAAAATCGGGGATGGACTGGTCCACAATATTCCAGAAAAAGCAAAATAAACCTACAAAAATGAAAGTCGTTGTAGGTACTAACATACATACAAATCGGAAACATCGTTATGACTTGCCCAATCAGGCCGAAATCGATGCTATTTTAGATAAAATTTCTGTTTCTGGCTACGACAGTCTAACGAATCCCGAAAAAGAAACGCTCTTTAGGGCGAGCAATAGTGGCGATAAGGTTGATGGATAG
- a CDS encoding rhomboid family intramembrane serine protease: MFPQLTPVIKNLLIINIVFYIGSQIVPVAYDYLAVYYPDSPYFKIWQVITHMFMHDKNNISHIFFNMFSLVMFGPMIEQVLGSKRFLNFYMVSGIGAWFLYTAVNGLQLYNATGSFAPLHGMNGNELISLANTGNNEALTYLIPMLGASGAIYGVLLAFAYLFPNIPLQFLFIPVPVKAKYMIGGFILIEIYMSLSRPGDSVAHLAHVGGALFGYLLLKLWKVRKGIY, translated from the coding sequence ATGTTTCCACAATTAACACCTGTTATCAAGAATTTATTGATCATCAATATTGTATTTTATATTGGATCGCAAATTGTACCTGTAGCATATGATTATCTTGCGGTCTATTATCCAGACTCGCCTTATTTTAAAATCTGGCAGGTCATCACGCATATGTTTATGCATGATAAAAACAATATTAGCCATATCTTCTTCAATATGTTTTCGCTGGTTATGTTTGGACCAATGATTGAGCAGGTACTTGGATCGAAACGTTTTTTAAATTTCTATATGGTATCAGGAATCGGCGCCTGGTTTCTTTATACCGCCGTGAATGGTTTACAGCTCTACAATGCGACGGGTTCTTTTGCTCCTCTCCATGGTATGAATGGGAACGAGCTTATCTCCTTGGCAAATACCGGGAATAACGAAGCTTTGACATACCTTATTCCCATGCTAGGTGCTTCAGGGGCTATCTATGGTGTGCTATTGGCATTTGCCTACCTTTTCCCAAACATCCCGCTGCAATTTTTGTTTATTCCTGTACCAGTCAAAGCGAAGTACATGATCGGTGGATTTATCCTTATCGAAATCTATATGAGCTTGTCGCGGCCCGGAGATTCTGTGGCTCACCTGGCTCACGTCGGAGGAGCGCTATTCGGCTATCTACTCCTTAAACTGTGGAAGGTTAGAAAGGGAATTTATTAA
- the mutL gene encoding DNA mismatch repair endonuclease MutL, which yields MSDIIQLLPDNVANQIAAGEVVQRPASAIKELIENAIDAGADKIKLIVKDAGKSLIQVIDNGCGMSVTDARLCFERHATSKIRKAEDLFAIRTMGFRGEAMASIAAIAQVELKTRRVEDELGTVVEIEGSKVVNQYPEAVAAGTNILVKNLFYNIPARRNFLKSNSVEMRHIIDEFQRIALSNPQIFLTLHSDGNEIYHLPAETLKQRVVHIFGNNYNQRLVPVEEDTSIIKVEGFVGKPEFAKKTRGEQFFFVNKRFVRDPYLHHAVMNAYEDILQAETFPFYVLFIDIDPARIDINVHPTKTEIKYEDDKAIYAIIRSAVKRSLGRYNIMPSLDFEQETSFTNLITKKALDEIIVPTVTFNPDFNPFDTDKSKSNSSYTRSESYAEGLTKKTGGIPSNWDSLYQIVEKEESVQLPLHRKSELDADGPQVIQVEDKSSSKLFFQLHNKYIVSQIHSGFILIDQQAAHERILFEQFLTQLDQHRGLSQQSLFPQTLDLNAADNELMRDLLEDINGLGFQIREFGKNSYIIDGIPADLGTGFDEIKMIEKILEDYKNNQSEYKLAKRENLAKSLARNAAIKPGTVLDNTAMAELVDKLFACHSPNISIYGNPVIVTFTLQELAEKFGKN from the coding sequence ATGTCGGATATTATTCAATTACTTCCAGATAATGTTGCTAATCAGATTGCGGCGGGAGAAGTGGTGCAGCGACCAGCGTCTGCCATTAAAGAATTGATTGAGAATGCTATTGATGCTGGAGCTGACAAAATAAAACTTATTGTTAAAGACGCAGGCAAGTCATTGATTCAGGTCATTGACAATGGCTGTGGCATGAGTGTGACTGATGCCCGCCTTTGCTTTGAACGGCACGCAACATCAAAAATTCGTAAGGCTGAAGACTTATTTGCAATCCGCACCATGGGTTTCCGCGGTGAAGCAATGGCATCCATTGCTGCGATAGCGCAGGTCGAACTCAAAACACGCCGCGTCGAAGATGAACTAGGGACAGTTGTTGAGATAGAAGGATCAAAAGTTGTCAACCAATACCCGGAAGCTGTTGCTGCTGGAACAAATATTTTAGTAAAAAATCTTTTTTACAATATTCCTGCACGGCGGAACTTCTTAAAGAGTAACTCCGTAGAAATGCGTCATATTATTGATGAATTTCAACGTATAGCCTTATCCAATCCACAGATTTTCCTGACCTTGCACAGCGACGGAAATGAAATTTATCATTTGCCCGCGGAGACGCTCAAACAGCGTGTTGTCCATATTTTCGGAAACAATTACAATCAGCGCCTTGTTCCTGTCGAAGAGGATACATCCATCATCAAGGTAGAAGGTTTTGTCGGGAAACCCGAGTTTGCAAAGAAAACTCGTGGTGAACAGTTTTTCTTTGTCAACAAACGCTTTGTACGTGATCCTTATCTGCATCATGCTGTGATGAATGCTTATGAGGATATTTTACAAGCCGAAACATTCCCTTTCTATGTCTTATTTATCGACATAGATCCTGCGCGAATCGATATCAATGTACACCCCACGAAAACCGAAATCAAGTATGAAGACGATAAGGCCATTTACGCCATTATACGTTCAGCCGTAAAAAGATCACTGGGGCGGTACAATATCATGCCATCTTTGGATTTTGAACAGGAAACAAGTTTCACCAATCTCATTACAAAAAAGGCATTGGATGAAATTATCGTTCCAACGGTAACTTTCAATCCGGACTTTAACCCGTTCGATACGGACAAGTCAAAATCCAATTCAAGCTATACCCGATCAGAAAGCTATGCGGAAGGACTTACCAAGAAAACGGGCGGGATTCCGAGCAATTGGGATTCCCTCTATCAAATCGTCGAAAAAGAGGAGTCCGTTCAGCTACCTCTGCATAGGAAATCTGAGTTGGATGCCGATGGTCCACAAGTTATTCAAGTCGAAGATAAATCCTCTTCGAAGCTCTTTTTCCAGCTGCACAATAAATATATTGTTTCGCAGATTCATTCTGGATTTATTCTGATCGATCAGCAGGCTGCGCACGAACGTATTCTTTTTGAACAGTTTCTTACACAGCTGGATCAACATAGAGGACTGAGTCAGCAAAGTTTATTTCCGCAGACGTTAGATCTGAATGCTGCAGATAATGAATTAATGAGAGATCTCCTGGAGGACATCAATGGCTTGGGCTTTCAAATTCGTGAATTTGGAAAAAATTCCTATATTATTGACGGAATCCCAGCCGATTTAGGCACAGGATTCGATGAGATAAAGATGATTGAGAAAATATTGGAAGATTATAAAAACAATCAATCTGAGTATAAGCTCGCTAAGCGTGAAAATCTTGCCAAGAGCCTTGCCCGCAATGCAGCCATTAAACCGGGTACTGTATTGGACAACACGGCTATGGCAGAGCTGGTAGATAAGCTTTTCGCTTGTCACTCGCCCAATATCTCCATTTATGGAAATCCTGTCATTGTAACATTTACATTGCAGGAGTTAGCTGAAAAATTTGGTAAAAACTAG
- a CDS encoding DUF2157 domain-containing protein: MRKYDVSKQEKQSIDDIVQFWKKENLLDEQKANELMESLDVKSFDWGQLARYAFWIALASLVFAVFSLFTDASFLAFVDTLYEAPNILFCFFFAAVAVLFYTLGLRYKKRYPYKNLSTETMMLIGVFATAACIGFMGKVLDKDTMHYSLLFLLSVAIYGFLAVKLDSKLIWTFMLLALGVWFATETAYHSNWGFKFWGMNYPLRFTIFGTLITALAVWAQPRFAQLQVFQPISYIVGLIYLMVSLWTLSIFGNYADFYEWTTVRQYHMFYWGILSTAVSVFLVVYGLKAKDNVSREVGFVFLVLNIYTRYVEYLWDNINRAVFFLILAVSFWFVGRWAEKLWNKRKDEIAE; the protein is encoded by the coding sequence ATGCGAAAATACGACGTCAGCAAACAAGAAAAGCAATCGATCGATGATATTGTCCAATTCTGGAAGAAAGAGAATTTATTGGATGAGCAAAAAGCGAACGAGCTGATGGAGAGTTTGGACGTGAAAAGTTTTGATTGGGGACAACTGGCTCGGTATGCCTTTTGGATTGCACTGGCATCCTTGGTGTTCGCCGTTTTTTCGCTGTTTACCGATGCGTCATTCCTAGCCTTTGTGGATACCCTTTACGAAGCGCCAAATATCTTATTTTGTTTCTTTTTTGCTGCCGTGGCCGTATTGTTCTATACCTTGGGGTTGCGCTATAAGAAACGTTATCCATATAAAAACTTATCCACCGAAACCATGATGCTGATTGGAGTTTTTGCTACAGCAGCCTGTATCGGATTCATGGGTAAGGTATTGGATAAAGATACCATGCACTACTCGCTTTTATTTTTGCTTTCCGTGGCGATTTATGGCTTCCTAGCTGTTAAGCTTGATAGTAAGCTCATCTGGACATTTATGCTTTTGGCCCTAGGGGTCTGGTTTGCAACCGAAACGGCGTACCATAGCAATTGGGGATTCAAGTTTTGGGGAATGAATTATCCCCTTCGGTTCACCATTTTTGGGACACTGATCACTGCCCTGGCCGTTTGGGCTCAACCCCGGTTCGCACAGCTGCAAGTCTTTCAGCCCATCAGTTATATTGTCGGATTGATCTACCTGATGGTATCCTTATGGACACTCTCTATTTTTGGGAATTATGCTGATTTTTATGAATGGACCACCGTACGTCAATACCATATGTTCTATTGGGGGATATTGTCAACTGCGGTATCTGTATTTTTGGTCGTCTATGGTTTAAAGGCGAAAGACAATGTGAGCAGAGAAGTTGGGTTTGTATTTTTAGTGCTCAATATCTACACACGTTATGTGGAATACCTCTGGGACAACATCAATCGAGCAGTGTTCTTTTTAATTTTGGCCGTGTCCTTCTGGTTCGTCGGCCGTTGGGCAGAGAAATTATGGAACAAAAGGAAAGACGAAATAGCCGAATAA